TTCCTGCTCAACGAGGACCAAATGGCCACCGAAAAGTTGTCCGACGGTATCCGCAAGTTCTCTGCCGACTGCGTCACTCTCCTCAAGCTCTTGGAATCCAAGTTCTAAGTAATTTATCGCTCTTTACTGTAATGACCGTGGTGTAAAAATCAATTCTTTAATTTCCTTTCCTGGATCGTTGACGGGTGGgttcctgcctccggcggctggggcgttgccccagacccctttgctcctgcttcgcaggagttaaTGGGACCCGAgacggaaacgactcgagcggagcgagaggagccacggggtctggggcggagccccagccgccggaggctggcCCCGTCCCCATATTCAGTTTGCGATGGAAGGAATGGCCTCTTGTTCCGTATTTGGTGAGCAAAATCGTCGCAATTGTTCAAGAGTGCCGTGATTGGACGGATATGAACCAGCTTGACTTGTGCTGCGATACTATATTAGCCCATTAGGAAGATGGAATGGTGAACGACGGTGTCCTCCTTGAGCACGTATAACCATTCTCCATGTAAAGTAGACAACATAGATTCCGGGTTACGGGACAAGGAAAAGACACTATAATTTGGCCTTCTCGGGTTGGCTTGATTTATTGTGGAGTCAAAATCCTGGAGATCGAATTCCCATCGTTCAATCAAACCTGCTCGGGATAGCTGTCCCCTGGCAGTTATTTAGAACGGCATGCTCGGTGGCTATGTGAAATGGTAGGCTACCAAGTAAAGTCGAAACTCTTTAGTGGCTAGTTCGACTGCTGGTGTTCTAAAACACATCTTGAATAATTTCCATTCCGACTCGGCCAAGCTTTCGCTATTGTAAAAGAATAATAACTGGCCCCTGAGCTTGTTTATGCCAGCAATACTGAACCCAAGTCGGTGCTCGGTGGgtcattttctttgagAGTCTCCTGGTACTGAAGGTGGAACGAGTCTACCTCTTTCAGTTTATCAAATGCTAGCTGGTGTTATGGGAACACAACGAGTGTCTACTTCTTTCTTCAGCAAATTATACAATGGCACTGCTAATAATGCGAAATGGGCCACGTTTCAGCGAAGATAATTTACTGTTCCAGAAATCTTTGTAATCGCTTGGTAGAAACTCTGAATCATGCTGTTGTACCAAGCTCAAATTATGACAAATTTCACCATTGTGTAAGCACTTGTCTTGaatctttttgttgttcaaaAGCTGGACTAAAGAAGATCATTCCAACCAAATATACTAGAAGTATTGGAGTTTAAATCACTAAAATGTCCCAGTACGCTATTGGAGAATTCCCGCAGAAGCTGTCGACCCTATAGGAAGAACCTTCTGTGGCTTTTAAACCTTGGACTTCATAAAGCGGAGAGCAGACAACTTTTCAGCCTACAACTGAAGTTCATGATATCCGAAACACCGATCGTAGAGATATCTGGACTGCCAGCTAAGCAATCGCTAATTTCCACCTTCTTCAGTCGTCCTATGTCCTTTCGTAAAGACTGTATCTGGACTCCTGCTTAATGAGTGTATTTTTTAAAAGGTTTACAATTCGGATCACGCAGGATGATACTAACTGGAGCAAATTCGCGATACCAGGGACTCAATCTAGGGGAGGATTATTAATCTCGTCCGCAACTCTGACTGTTTACTCTAAAGCATGAATCCATAGCCGATCTCTGATCTATCAAGGGGATGGTAGGACTATGAAACTAATAGTTCTGGCCAGTATCGTAGTAAGTAAACAGCTCTGTAACACCTGCCTGAAATATCACGCAGAAGCTAAATTGATGCCCTTTGGTTTAATTTGGCTGATAATGGACTATTAAAATGTGAATACATTATGTCAAGAGGAGGGAAATTATCTGGTATCTCTGTGAGATTTTTGTCAGCTTCATTAACCCTTCGAATATCTGTGAAAGGAGATATCAAGGCAGGTGGGTAATGAAAGCACAACTTCCCCTGAAGTTGAATTTCAATGAAGAGGCATAAGAGCAGTAAGTTTCGCTCCCAAGCCACAAAACATGGCTTAAAACTTCTCTCCGAGAGTCACTCGGAATTCCCAATTGGATATCTCCATGTCAATTGATTCTATTGATCAGATAAAATATAAACCTCGTAAAAAGCGATATCTATATCAACTCAAACAGGGTTGGGTCTAAGATCAGACCCTGCAGCTGGACCAAAATCATGTCATCACGTGATGACGATACCCCGGAAAAATCTTATCTGCGTGAAAAAGCGTCCGATCTGTAAACAGAAAACAACCGCTAATTAATTATTCAGTAAAATGACCGATTCGATTGAACTAGGATGTCCTGGAGATTTCCACGTCCATCTCCGAGATGGCGACATGAAGAATTTGGTTACACCTACCATCAGAGAAGGAGGTGTATCTGTGGTATATGTCATGCCTAATTTGGTCCCTCCCTTGATTGATCCTGAGGTGGTTCTGGAGTACAAAAAGTCTTTACAGAAGTTGTCCCCCAAGACCACCTTTTTGATGAGCTTATATCTGTCTCCAAAGATTACTCCCGAAGTAGTTGAGCAGGCCAAAAAGGCTGGAATCACCGGTATCAAGTGCTATCCTGCAGGCGTCACTACAAACTCCGACCACGGAGTGTCGTCATATGAACCATTCTATCCCACTTTTGCTGCCATGGAAAAACATAATATGATTCTCAATTTACATGGTGAGTGCCCCTCAGGTCATGGAATTCATGTTTTAAACGCTGAAGAAAAGTTCTTACCTACATTGAAGGACTTGCACCAACGATTCCCAAAGCTACGTATAATTCTCGAACACTGTACATCTGAGGCCGCTATTAATGCTGTATTAGAGTGTGGTGATAACGTGGCTGCCACTATTACTGCTCACCATTTGTACTTGATTGTTGATAATTGGGGAGGAAATGCCCACAATTTTTGCAAGCCAGTTGCCAAGCTTCCTGCTGATAGGGATGCTCTTATCAAGGCTGCGACATCGGGAAATCCTaaatttttctttggtTCTGACTCTGCTCCTCATCCTGTCAAAAACAAGGCCAAGGCTTctggcgctgctgctggtgtgtTTACCCAGGCTTATGCCATCCCTTATGTTGCCGAGGTATTTGAACAAGTGGGCAAGCTCGACTACCTAAAAGGTTTCGTGACCGATTTTGGTAAGAAGTTTTATGGAatttctgatgatgatcttGTAGACAAGTCCACTGTCACTCTGGTAAAATCCACTCAAGTTGTAGAGACATCGCTTACTAGCGCTGCACTCACCGATGGCGACGCTGTTATTCCTTTCCGTGCTGGTGAGAAACTCAAGTGGTCCGTTACTTGGTCCTGATATGTACATATTTAACCGTATATGATTTATCCTAAGATATTTCATTAAATCAATATCTATAAACGTGGATATTAACTAACACACAATGAGAGAACAAACCTCGTTGACCCTTTTTTGTTGAAAGCAGGGTATTCCTGTAGACCCTGGAGCTTTTTCACGTTCCAATTCCGAGAACTGTGAGGTTGGAGCTtaaattttgaaaaatcgTATCTTGTATTCGACAGtgctttgattttgacgtATAGAGATGTTTTTCTCCGTTCATCAAGATACCGCTCATGTAAGTCCAGAGTGGGCATGTTCTGTtcgacttcttcgtccCACCTAATGTGTGTGGTTTTGATAGTAATAAAACTGTCCCACGACACGCTTTTAGATGTGCTAGTTATGGCTTTACTCTGAATCCTCCTATATAAAGACAATTCTGGGGGGCTAGATTTGTTAGAGGATCTCCAGACAAAGATCGCCCAAGCGGATCCTGCGTAAAAAAACGGTTTAGTATATACCCCCTGGCATTCTGTTAACTCGAACAAACCAGGCAGCTCCACTCCAATCCTCATTGGAGGGTATCGAGTCCATTCAGTAGTATTTGAGCCTGGGTTGTGACTTGGGTATCGCCTGACCTCCTCTGTATTCACCGAATACAATGCCCTCTTTACAACCTCACCTGGATTATGCATCTCGATCAGGCCCAGACTGGGAGGGGAATCATCATTTAACTGAGATATCATAGCTTGCAACCTAGTAAGGTCCCACAGACCTTCTTGCAGACATTCGGGATGGATCAAAGGTTCACCAAAATGATCTGCTTCGTCCCAAAGCGTTGACAATTCTGTGGGTGTCATGTGCATGTAGTGAATACCAGAATTAAGACCCTCCTGAATTGTCTTCAGCATTTTGTCCAAATTTCTCACTTTCTCCTCCACTGAGTCTTCATAAACGATGGTACAAGTAGCACTTTCTTCGTCACGATTATTGTTCTCTCTACTTGCCGTTTCCTGGGGGTCTTCTATTGCATCACGGGATATCTCAGTGTAGTTTTTCCGAATTTCGATGAGCAGTTTTGATACCTTGCGATATAACTTGATGAGAAATTGACATCGTTCCCATTcatttttaataaaaaaagagtcACTGGTGGTAACCCTCACAAGCATGTCGCAAGGAATCTTCAACCAAATTTCATCTGCTAGATCCGTAGATTCAATACAGAGAAACATCTCACAAGCTTGTCTAACATCTTTGACTGCCTGCACAAACTCAAAGGAACAAACAAGAATAGCTATTTCATGGACGGTTGTCTCATCAATAGCTTGAATCAGATGCTTGGAACATTCTTCAGAAAGGTCAGGAATATCTAGAAAACTGGCAAGTTCCAGAAGAGAAAACATCTTCTTAAGTTCCATTGGTTTTACATTTATTCCGTACAACTGGCCAAGAGCAAGTTCAAATATTTCCTGCGTGAAATTGGACCCTAATTCAATATTATAAACGGGATTACACTTCTCCGCCGAAGGTGTGGTACAACCGTTGTCATTGTTCCATAAATCACTGGATAAAGTGACAAAGTATGAACTACGATAGAGAACAAATTTATGTAGCGCGTAATCTTTTCCAAATGCGTGGATAGTAATATCAGAACAAAATCCTTCACCAAGTGCCTTTTCTTGCAAATACTTTCGAAAAGCGACCGACAAACCAGGGCCTTCTGTCATTGGTAATTGTCAGAGTTAACAGCCGGTGAAGGGGGAAGATAGTGAACTTATGGTTTCAGATGAGTATCATAATGTTGGAGATGTCACCTGCAGTTCTATCTGCCAGAGATGCGGTTGAATGGCATAGGCaaggaccctgcatataaGCATGCAGGGAGATACGTGGTTCTAATATTGGAATTGTGTCTCTAAATTTTGAAGCACGACTCAGTCTACTGCTTATCAAAGAAGTGTTTTAAAACCTTGTAATTGTATGTAAGCTTTCACAGTCAATGGTTAATACGTCAAGCAGTTCACCCAGACTCAGAATAGGTATATTTCATTATTCATTGCCTCTGaatgtatatataaataaatttaatAGACATGCTGCCATGTCGATTCAAATAATTCCCACAGTAACCATAAACTTTAGAGGCTTCTTGCTCAAGATAGCAGATGAATAAAGGCTCTTGCTTTTCCAACCCCAAGACTGGGAAATATCAAATGTATCTGGAGAAGAGGAGAAGCATGACAGTGATGACATTCCTTCTCTGGAAGTCGTGTAAATTTTGAAATATGCCGATACCTTCTTACGCTCATCAATATACAGTGGCTCCATATTTACGGCATTTCGAACCTCCTTTAGTTCTCTTCCGACTTTCAGCAATATATTCCCCGAACATTCATTAGAAGGGGTCATAGAAACCCGTGGTTGACTCGATTTGAATTGCTCAAAGGccttttgattttcaacTGGGGATAATTTTTCCTTGTACACAGCCGTAAGGTCATCATATGTTTGGTCTTCGCCATGAACCGAAAAGCTCCCATCATTCCTCCTAATAGAACTAGATACATAGTCCTGAGAACTATCAGGAACCATATCTGGTCTACCTCTATGTAGATACACTCCTAACTGGTAAACCCCCTTTTTATGAGGTCCTCTTTGAATGTACACATTCCAGTATGATCCGGCGTACCAAAACGTTTGGCTATATACCCGCTTGTAAACAGGCATTTCAGCAACATTTGGAAACTCAACTGCAAAGCGAAATGGCGGATACCCGGTAAGTGTCGGTCCAGAGTTTGCCTCTGCCTCCAGTCGACTTTGGTTTCTGTCAGTCCTTACACTCTCCTCTGTCACACGATAATTTAGGCCATGCTGCGATATGAAAGATAATGTAGAAGGATAAAAGGCACCTTTAGAGCATATATCTTGTTGGAGCATCGTCTGTGTCCATAGTGCTTCTAGTAACACCGCACGGTCGATAAGCGGGTTCAGCTTACGATCTTTAACTGATTCCAAGAATCTTAATTGGCCAGGGGCAATATTGGCATAGTGAATACCAAAATTCAGACCCTTCTGGATTCTGATCAAAGTTTGTTTCAAATTCTCAATCCGGTCAGCTGAAACATCTTCAGTTCCCTGAACATCAGCATCCGCACCCTTCTTGATATCATCGTCAAGTACAAGCTTTTGATTCAAAGAACTGGAAAAGTCGCTGAACTCGAGGCTACTCAACAAACTCGAAATCTGATTATATCGCCCCATGAGAAAAACACAACGATCGAATTCAGATGTAACAAAAAAGGAATCGCTTGTGATCACATCTACTAACATGTCACTAGGAATCTTGAGCCAAATATCCTCTGATACAGTTGGGCCCTCTATACAAAGAAAGCTCTTGCACGCTTCACTGATTAATTCACTCGGTGGCCCATAGTCGAATGATGTTGCAAACGATGCCATTTCAGCTATATTTCCCTCATCGATGTTTCTAATCAAATGGTCCAAACAATCGTTAGCGAGGTCAGGAATATCCAAAAAGCTTGCAATTGCAAATAAACCGAACATGTTGTCTGGACTTTTAGGGGCCTCACCGTTACGGTACAAATAGCCAAGTGCAAGCTCAAATACTTCTCGCGTAATATGGGGATCCGCACTGAAATCGATATCAAAGACTGAATTGAATGATCGCGACGTCGAGTCTCCATTGGATTCCGTATGAAATTTGTGATCCTTGCTATTATCGTTGCTCCATAGGACACTAAATAAACTGGCAAAATAGGGGCTACGATAAAGAATCAATTTGTGTAAATTATATTCTGTTCCAAATGCTCTTATAGTGACATCTGAGCAAATGCCTTGGCCAAGGGCCTGTTCAAATAGGTATTCATTAAGCGTCATTTGCTTCCTATTGGTAGACAGACTTCCGTGAAAATTCGATATTTGACGATGTCGTGGGGTGTGATTCATGGTGCTAACAAGCTTTTCGCAAGAATCTTGGTCATAAGATGGTAAAGCATCTGACAGCTCCTCACCAGATTCTGAATCTAGCGAATCCCCATTTTTAGCTGTGATTTCTGTTCTCTCTGGGTAAATTCGATACAAGCTAGTCGAATCCCAATTTGTTTTAAGGCCTGGAGCCGATGGTTCATCGATGGTCACACCAGAATCAGCTACCCTACGTgtttcatcgtcatcagtAAGGGTTTGACTAGATGCAAATAATGATGCTGCAAATTCTGAATCTTCTGTAGCAGAAGATGTATCCACAGACAAATTGGTGCTTATCGGCAGTGCTATATCAGAATCTCTTAGTACGAAATTATCCATAGTGGTCTTAAATTAGACAGACATAGAATGGCCTGAGGATGAATTCCAGTTACCTGACTGACGGTTAGGGTGCTCAATAGGATGTACATCAGACCAGCCACTTCAATACAATCATCTAATCATATGCCCATGTCAAAGTGCTACTAAATATGTCTTCCAACAGCTCAATACCCGTTACAAACGTTCCAATGAGTGGCAATCACACTATTTCCCAAAAATTGAACAGTAGTTTTCACTGGAAAACCTACAATTCTAGGACTGACAAGGTTGAACTACGACACTTGCATATTCTTTGCATGTCTGATGCAGCCTATTCTGATAACATCAAAATCACCGAACTATAGGTTTTGgtgcatatttataatcTCTAATGTCACAGTGGATGCTTTGCTAATACTAGCAATCCAAGACAATGTTGATAGAAACCAGGAGCAATTCACAAGGATTTCATTTCTATAATCTATGAAAGAACTATGATGAGTAAAAATGCAGGATAAACCAGATCAGTCTGATGAAATAATAAGCGAACAGCACGAGTTCGATGTGATGTGGACATCACAAATGGTtcaaaaacgaaaaaaatggTATGACGGCAGACTGAAATTTTTTACGTTTAATAAAAGGTCTATACTCTACGACGAGTTCGGTCattttgttgctgattATTTTCTTAATAGACACGTTAATGAAGGCGACCAGCTAGTCTTTGATAGCGTTCTTGTCAGTGTAGAAGCTAAGAGGGAGCTTGTAATAAGAAACATAGCGCCAGCCTTAGAGAGTCTTAGAAAGGAATCAAGAGCCAAAGACAGAAGCAAAAAAGATTCGGCGAACACGGATGTCAGTTTAAATTCCAGAGATAGCACGACCACAAGACGATCTCAATTGGGTTTAGAAGCCTCAAACTCACGTACATCAAGGGGTCCATTTGGCATATTTTCAGGACCCCCTGCTAATATTATCACAAATGATACATTCAGGAGTGCCGAGAACTCTGCTCGCCCATTTGTTCGGCCCACGACTTCGTTGGATATTCAGAATAGCAACAATCTTGCCCCATCTCCTGGTACGAGTTCACCGCCAGTGGCCATTTTGACTCCTCTCAAACCAGGACCCTCTTTAGGTTTGAAAAGAAGGCGTATATTGAATAGTCCTAAAGGTCCTTCTCAGCCGGTAGTCAGTAACAATAGTTCTAATGTTAGAATTCGTAAACTGACTGTCAACTATGAATCTGGGTCGAATAAGAATTTGGCCCATTCCCGTGTGCTAGTTGAAAATCGTGCCAGGGATACTGTCGGAGGCACAACTCTGGAACAGAGACCTGAGCGGGGTCATGCTCAGATCTCGACTTCGGTGCATGAGGTTGTGAGAGAGTCAAGTCCAGTACTAGTTAGAGAAGAAGTGGCACGAGCACCTCAGACAGGTATAGATGCAGTTACTACATCAACGGGCAAAATGCTTCCTCTGAGACGACGTCTTATCTCAATTCAGCAGAGTTCTACAACGAATGACAGCAATCACCAGAGGATTCCTGTCATTAAACGTAATAGCCGAAGTCTTATTTCTTTGCAGAGAAATCATCTCCCAGAAACGTCCCTGGCCCATGAATCAGCAAACGGCTCTAAAGAATCAAATAATAGTGAGACCACTGATTATATTACACCTGAGCTACAACTCCAACTCTCACAAGATTTAGATCACATCAAAGAAGTAGCTATTTCTCCAGAAGATGATCTATATTCTGAAGACGGGCTCAGTATTGTAGAAATGCATAACATGCTTAATCGAGCAAAATCGGTAGCCACATCAACTTCTCATCCTCTCTTAGGAAACACTTCCGAATCAAGCTCACGCTCAACCACGGCTGTTAATactattgatattgaagcTCTTGAAAGTACTGGACCATGGACTAAAGAAGCCCTTGACTTGTTTTCCTGGAGGCCGCCAGACTTGCCCAAAACATGCTTGCAATGAATGATCACGATATAATGAATATGAAATTATAGATACTTTTCGATATTTAATCTACATACTTAGTTTTATTGTCGTTTTATTGCTGCGACTTCGGTGGCTATAGTCTTATTGTTGGGTTTAGTCCAacagaagatgaagaactTGAATGAGGGCCATTCATGGCTTCACCTTTACGTCGGAGGCTATCAACAACCAGCTCTCCATTTAAGTTCTCTGCTACAGCAGCGATCAGCTTGTTTGGGCGCGTATAAGACCGTTCCCATTGATATGCTTGATATGAGCCGGTAGTCATCTCCTCTTTAAGTTCCTCTAATTccattttgaaattttgttcAAAGAGTTTTACCAACAGCTCATGATGGGGCCTGAGACTTGGAGAGATCTTCTTCCCATGGTATACCAATGCTCTGTTTATGGCCGCAGTGTAGTCCAGAAGCGCCAGTTTCAAATCTGTTACTAAATCACTTTTATTGGCTTCCTCCAAGTTTTTCGACTCGTCTTGGAGTAAATCACGGTATATATTAATACCACCATTTACTGGTGAGTCAATTGCACCAGACAAGACTAGATCTAACATTTGAACATTGGCTTGGGTTACAATATTATGACCACCTATTCCACCTCTTGTTTCTTCAATTCGAAATAGATTTTCAAGCTCTATTAAATTTGACGTCTTGTCTCTTAACATCATTAAAGCATTTTCTAGCGGTGAAAGAATTTCGACCTCGCAAGTCTTGATTTCACTGCGCTTCACGATGGTAGGGAATGACTGGTACGTCTCATAAGTAGATTTCTCAACTTTCAtatttgatgctgatgtaCTTCCTGGCAAGGGCCTTGAATATGAAAACCGTTTAGTCTTCATTCTTAGAATGTACGCCTTGGTATATGGAGAAGCTGCAGGTTTCGATAGCAGAAACTCGCACATTTCGGAATGAGACATGGGTGGCTCAGGGTCCACACACGATACAAACAAGTATTGTGtatctttttttgctttcGATTCATGGCTGACAATTGTTGCACCAGGATAAGTCCGATGTAGTCTGTCATGAATCGTCTCAAGCTTGTCGCCCGGTCGCCCTTGAAATATGAATTGTCGGTTTTGTAACGAACTTGGAAATCCGACCCCTAAATAAACAACTCTGAAAAACTGTGGAATGGGGCGATCGGTTGAGTCTATCCATTTATAAAGTCTTGCGAGCATAGAATGCGATGCCGAAAGCTTATAAAAGTCCAAGGCGACAAATTCATACACTTTAGTTAATTCCTCGACTACTGCAGCGGCTAGTTCGTAAGACTGCCCACGAATGAAAAATTGAATAATCATCTCATAAAGggcttcttttctttcaaattCTGTCTGACTAGGTAATTGAAATTGGCTTTTCAGTCCCCAAATGCTGTCAGTTCTTTGATCGTACCTCCAATCGTAGGAATTGGCCAAAAGTTGTAAGGCCAGACCGGCTTCGGTATAATTCTTTCTTGGAATACTAGTAGCTACAATGTCAAATACATATCTCACTagcttctcttcttgatcacaatctttcaaaaagttcaaaacATTTAATGCATGAAATGTTCTGTCTTCGGTAAATGCTCCACCTGGTGGAATATTGTATAGCTCAAGCAGCATATCAAGAAACTCGAACAAGTCGGTAATTTCACTTTTCATCTGCTCACGAGcttcatcattttctttcatTAGCTCAATTGACTGCATTAGTTGATTCTCAAATACTTTACAATCTCTGTCTTCGGGAAGTGACTTTCGACTGGTGAATATATCATCCATAGACACAGCCATTTCACTCTTAATTCTTTTCAGGTTACCATTCTTAAGCCATTCTCCAACTATGATGGAATATAGTATATCAACCTCGGTTACCTGGGAAATGGGTCGCCGCAAAAGGCATAAATTCAGAATAAAAGGAACAAGGCTATATTGGCCGCCTACAAGCTCCAGCTGATGACCACTAAATCGGGTGACTCCGAAGCGACCGTTTTCTTCGTTGGTAGCAGGTCTGCCAAGTACATCCCACATATGTTTGAGTAATCTCATTGCTCGGCTTCTGAGATCAGGTGCAATCTTGTGAACTGCTCTTCGGTTCTGCTCTGATAAAAGTTCCAATATTAACAGCTCTGAACCTGCCACACAAGAAAGTGAGCTGAGGTATGAGTGCCAGATATCAGCGTGAAATGGTTCTGTCTTATTGTTTGGGATAAAGTGCTTAATCATAGTATCGCTGATGTAGCTCAGCATTTTAAACGCTGTTTTATGGTTCACCGTGTATAGAGATATCCAAGACTGTGGAAATGGCGGTGATTCAACCATATTGGTGGCTGCTATCACAATTTGTAGAATTACACCTCGTAGTTCTACCGAGGAGATGTTTCTTGATGGATTATACTTGGATATAGAATCAACAACTAAGTCGACTAGCATTGTAATTACAATACCCAACTCAATAAGAGTTTCATCAAAAATAGCATCATTAACCAATGAGTCTCTTGGCCAAGCATCAAAGGGGTATCTTTCAGGAAACAAAGGAGAAAAAGCAGTTCTAGGAATCCGTTCAGAATTGTTGAAATTTTCTAGTAACCGAGAGTAGAGACTACTCAAAATAGGAAGAAGCTTGCCAAACAAGGTTCTTAGCTTTAAACTTGTCGAGTTGTCCTTCCAAAGTACTTTGAGTTGGGTAGAAAAGATACCGCATAGAAGTCTTATCTGGATTAAATTGCTTGTGTATTCAGCTGGCTCAACATCAGCTCCTGCTTTTTGGCCCAAGATATACGACAGACCCCATTTTATGGTATGGCCTATGAGATACGTTCTATACTTCTTGCTGCTAAAAACCCAGGAATCCGATAATTTCCTAATCAGCTGTAACTTGCAGCTATACACAACCGAGTTGGAAGACTTTATGGAATCAACAAGATCAATGAGACATTTGACTACAATGTCTTGCCCAGTAAGCACAGATAGATGGTCATAAATTTCGAACAAAACGTTAATGATCGCGCTTTGCCCTTCGTAGAGGCTCAATCGATCTTGTCGAAGGAAGTCTTTGATAAGAACCGTAATCCTACCAAGGTATTTTAAAATTCCGCGTATCGTCTCACGATAAATATCAGGGTCTGATTTATCTACAAAAGCTGAAGCTCGAATTATTTTTGACAGAACTGGCCCACACTGAAACAGGTCCAGAAACAATTTACCGCCCTTG
The Sugiyamaella lignohabitans strain CBS 10342 chromosome A, complete sequence genome window above contains:
- the URA4 gene encoding dihydroorotase (Dihydroorotase; catalyzes the third enzymatic step in the de novo biosynthesis of pyrimidines, converting carbamoyl-L-aspartate into dihydroorotate; GO_component: GO:0005737 - cytoplasm [Evidence IDA] [PMID 14562095]; GO_component: GO:0005634 - nucleus [Evidence IDA] [PMID 14562095]; GO_function: GO:0004151 - dihydroorotase activity [Evidence IEA,IEA]; GO_function: GO:0004151 - dihydroorotase activity [Evidence IMP,ISS] [PMID 2897615]; GO_function: GO:0004151 - dihydroorotase activity [Evidence IMP] [PMID 4550660]; GO_function: GO:0016787 - hydrolase activity [Evidence IEA]; GO_function: GO:0016812 - hydrolase activity, acting on carbon-nitrogen (but not peptide) bonds, in cyclic amides [Evidence IEA]; GO_function: GO:0046872 - metal ion binding [Evidence IEA]; GO_process: GO:0044205 - 'de novo' UMP biosynthetic process [Evidence IEA]; GO_process: GO:0006207 - 'de novo' pyrimidine nucleobase biosynthetic process [Evidence IMP] [PMID 4550660]; GO_process: GO:0019856 - pyrimidine nucleobase biosynthetic process [Evidence IEA]; GO_process: GO:0006221 - pyrimidine nucleotide biosynthetic process [Evidence IEA]; GO_process: GO:0006221 - pyrimidine nucleotide biosynthetic process [Evidence IMP] [PMID 2897615]) → MTDSIELGCPGDFHVHLRDGDMKNLVTPTIREGGVSVVYVMPNLVPPLIDPEVVLEYKKSLQKLSPKTTFLMSLYLSPKITPEVVEQAKKAGITGIKCYPAGVTTNSDHGVSSYEPFYPTFAAMEKHNMILNLHGECPSGHGIHVLNAEEKFLPTLKDLHQRFPKLRIILEHCTSEAAINAVLECGDNVAATITAHHLYLIVDNWGGNAHNFCKPVAKLPADRDALIKAATSGNPKFFFGSDSAPHPVKNKAKASGAAAGVFTQAYAIPYVAEVFEQVGKLDYLKGFVTDFGKKFYGISDDDLVDKSTVTLVKSTQVVETSLTSAALTDGDAVIPFRAGEKLKWSVTWS
- a CDS encoding meiotic chromosome segregation protein, with amino-acid sequence MQDKPDQSDEIISEQHEFDVMWTSQMVQKRKKWYDGRLKFFTFNKRSILYDEFGHFVADYFLNRHVNEGDQLVFDSVLVSVEAKRELVIRNIAPALESLRKESRAKDRSKKDSANTDVSLNSRDSTTTRRSQLGLEASNSRTSRGPFGIFSGPPANIITNDTFRSAENSARPFVRPTTSLDIQNSNNLAPSPGTSSPPVAILTPLKPGPSLGLKRRRILNSPKGPSQPVVSNNSSNVRIRKLTVNYESGSNKNLAHSRVLVENRARDTVGGTTLEQRPERGHAQISTSVHEVVRESSPVLVREEVARAPQTGIDAVTTSTGKMLPLRRRLISIQQSSTTNDSNHQRIPVIKRNSRSLISLQRNHLPETSLAHESANGSKESNNSETTDYITPELQLQLSQDLDHIKEVAISPEDDLYSEDGLSIVEMHNMLNRAKSVATSTSHPLLGNTSESSSRSTTAVNTIDIEALESTGPWTKEALDLFSWRPPDLPKTCLQ